One genomic window of Borreliella garinii includes the following:
- a CDS encoding FGGY-family carbohydrate kinase, whose amino-acid sequence MNSLSIDIGTSVLKAALVSSENGVLSYIDVSYSDYFDVDFENFDFNIWLFSFKKAISNFQSSKIDCISISGISPCLIALNSNLIPLEVLHWNSLKKNKPYFRGKSVFLPYVLSTVERGTYSKISYFVSCFEYFIYLLTGKLFTSFPSIEYIPFIWDDIEIKKYGLDKNKFPPFIKMGENVGVVTYKAGVEFGLNSGISVINAGSDYLSVLVGSGAFKEGIVSNRMGTSEGFNFVSSAYLPGFSLEYPYFLEGYFIVGRIVPFGYLIQLLKDSFYKKNLTFEALLKKIVNSATLNNVYFYPSKIKLFNDLFILDPYICKDLSKGIFGSIKNPLEIGLAILEFVCFAFYNRLVELKAYKKEILSIFVSGSNSDNLFLNQIKANIIGKDLKIFDFKHSEIIGGAIQAFYSLREFGSLNDSFLKLAKIKHVVSPISEIHEEYLEKYQKYINNYSLFVNG is encoded by the coding sequence ATGAATTCCCTTAGTATTGATATTGGCACTAGTGTTTTAAAGGCAGCATTAGTTAGTTCTGAAAATGGAGTTTTAAGTTATATTGATGTTAGTTATTCGGATTATTTTGATGTCGATTTCGAAAATTTTGACTTCAATATATGGCTTTTTTCTTTTAAAAAGGCTATATCCAATTTTCAGTCTAGCAAAATAGATTGCATTTCTATTAGTGGTATTTCACCATGTTTAATTGCTTTAAATTCAAATTTAATTCCTTTAGAAGTGTTACATTGGAATTCCCTTAAAAAAAATAAGCCCTATTTTAGAGGAAAGTCTGTATTTTTGCCCTATGTGCTTAGTACGGTTGAAAGAGGCACATATTCTAAAATAAGCTATTTTGTTTCCTGTTTTGAGTATTTTATTTATTTGCTTACAGGAAAGCTTTTTACAAGTTTCCCAAGCATAGAGTACATTCCCTTTATTTGGGATGATATAGAGATAAAAAAATATGGACTTGATAAGAACAAATTTCCTCCGTTTATAAAAATGGGGGAAAATGTTGGCGTTGTAACCTATAAAGCAGGAGTTGAATTTGGACTAAATAGCGGAATTAGTGTAATTAATGCGGGATCAGATTATTTGAGTGTTTTAGTAGGAAGCGGTGCTTTTAAAGAGGGAATTGTATCAAATAGAATGGGTACAAGTGAAGGGTTTAATTTTGTTTCAAGTGCATATTTACCCGGATTTTCTTTGGAATATCCTTATTTTTTAGAAGGATATTTTATTGTTGGGAGAATTGTTCCTTTTGGATATTTGATTCAATTATTAAAAGACAGTTTTTATAAAAAAAATTTGACTTTTGAGGCTCTTTTAAAAAAGATTGTTAACAGTGCCACTTTAAATAATGTATACTTTTATCCAAGCAAAATTAAACTTTTTAATGATCTATTTATTTTAGATCCTTATATTTGTAAAGATTTAAGTAAAGGAATTTTTGGTAGTATTAAAAATCCGTTAGAGATTGGTTTAGCAATACTTGAGTTTGTATGTTTTGCTTTTTACAACAGATTGGTAGAGTTAAAAGCCTATAAAAAAGAAATTTTGAGTATTTTTGTTAGTGGATCTAATTCTGATAATTTGTTTTTAAATCAAATAAAAGCAAATATTATTGGCAAAGATTTAAAGATTTTTGATTTTAAGCATTCAGAGATTATTGGGGGAGCAATTCAAGCATTCTATTCTTTAAGAGAATTTGGCAGTTTGAATGATTCTTTTCTAAAGCTTGCAAAGATTAAGCATGTTGTTTCGCCTATTAGTGAGATTCATGAAGAATATTTAGAAAAATATCAAAAATATATTAATAATTATAGTCTATTTGTTAACGGGTAA
- the fliS gene encoding flagellar export chaperone FliS — translation MIAKETIYKQTQINTSNPLSILIMLYDKAIQDLKIAKELIKDENWQNKIKANEKIFHAQEIITELMSTLNFEKGGNISTNLLSIYSFLNKELENVLLKKEIHKIDNVIKQLQELSFTWKKLRKKENNVTQNKLGINIVS, via the coding sequence TTGATAGCAAAAGAAACAATATATAAACAAACACAAATAAATACATCAAACCCCCTCTCAATATTGATAATGCTTTATGATAAAGCAATACAGGATTTAAAAATTGCCAAAGAACTTATAAAAGATGAAAATTGGCAAAATAAAATTAAAGCTAATGAAAAAATCTTTCATGCACAAGAAATCATTACTGAATTAATGTCAACTTTAAATTTTGAAAAAGGTGGAAACATCTCTACAAACTTACTCTCAATATACTCGTTTCTAAATAAAGAACTAGAAAATGTTCTTTTAAAAAAAGAAATACATAAAATTGACAATGTTATAAAACAATTACAAGAATTAAGCTTTACCTGGAAAAAGTTAAGAAAAAAAGAAAATAATGTTACTCAAAATAAATTAGGAATCAATATTGTCAGTTAA
- a CDS encoding tetratricopeptide repeat protein: MYKLLFVIVFILSCSSISREYQNISGEYYKLAKLNEELGNNETSVLLYEKSIKFNINAGNDSSYNFILACINLKKYVEAELKLNSIIKEDPENILLINLKGYLFFKKNDLDNALIYYLKTLEFAPANKEALFNIFYIYHLKSDKKNAKKYILRYKELNHPMPSGVEEIVSSIIKG, from the coding sequence ATGTATAAATTACTATTTGTTATTGTTTTTATTTTGTCTTGCAGCTCTATTTCTAGGGAATATCAAAACATATCAGGTGAATATTATAAGCTTGCTAAATTAAATGAAGAGCTTGGTAATAATGAGACTTCTGTTTTGCTTTATGAAAAATCTATTAAATTTAATATTAATGCTGGCAATGATTCAAGTTACAATTTTATTTTAGCTTGCATTAATTTGAAAAAATATGTAGAAGCTGAGTTGAAACTCAATTCCATTATAAAAGAAGATCCAGAAAATATTTTGTTAATTAATTTGAAAGGATATTTATTCTTTAAAAAAAATGATTTAGATAATGCTTTGATTTATTATTTAAAAACTCTAGAATTTGCACCTGCAAATAAAGAGGCGCTATTTAATATTTTTTACATTTATCATTTAAAGAGCGATAAAAAGAATGCAAAAAAATATATTTTAAGATATAAAGAGCTAAATCATCCTATGCCAAGCGGTGTTGAAGAAATAGTTTCTTCTATTATCAAGGGTTAA
- a CDS encoding SPOR domain-containing protein: MKDLNENNDNNKGFFVALTSIATVCIIIFLGTIIFFPNKNLASDIAEKNIVLEEAKDQNILENVDENEKSLKISETPNEIIIDLTQDLNKGKKLTSKTPNTSQKSKTIEKSQPVAKKIPNTSQKSKPIEKSQPVAKKIPNTSQKLKPIEKSQPVAKKALDIDSVYNPNTEYYIQFVSLSDPINADNYIQKLLKYNIVAKIYSATVDNKDIYRVRSGPYKTKSEAKADFKKITGISEFKETYILPVNK, encoded by the coding sequence ATGAAAGATTTGAATGAAAACAATGATAATAATAAAGGATTTTTTGTAGCATTAACTTCGATTGCAACAGTTTGTATCATAATATTTCTTGGGACAATTATTTTCTTTCCAAACAAAAATTTGGCCTCAGATATTGCAGAGAAGAATATTGTTTTAGAAGAAGCCAAAGATCAAAACATTTTAGAAAACGTTGACGAAAATGAAAAATCTTTAAAGATATCTGAAACTCCAAATGAAATAATCATAGATTTAACACAAGATTTAAATAAAGGAAAAAAACTTACAAGCAAAACACCTAATACTTCTCAAAAATCAAAAACCATTGAAAAATCTCAACCCGTAGCCAAAAAAATACCCAATACTTCTCAAAAATCAAAACCTATTGAAAAATCTCAACCCGTAGCCAAAAAAATACCTAATACTTCTCAAAAATTAAAACCTATTGAAAAATCTCAACCCGTAGCCAAAAAAGCTTTAGATATTGATAGCGTATATAACCCTAATACAGAATATTACATACAATTTGTATCACTCTCAGACCCAATCAATGCAGACAACTATATTCAAAAATTACTCAAATATAATATAGTTGCCAAAATATATTCTGCAACAGTGGATAATAAAGATATTTACAGAGTAAGATCTGGTCCTTATAAAACGAAATCAGAAGCAAAAGCAGACTTTAAAAAAATAACAGGAATAAGCGAATTTAAAGAAACTTATATATTACCCGTTAACAAATAG
- the coaE gene encoding dephospho-CoA kinase (Dephospho-CoA kinase (CoaE) performs the final step in coenzyme A biosynthesis.), which translates to MGRNPLIIGITGRIASGKDTVSKIISNKYGFYEISADKLGHLVLHEKKEELVKIFGQKILNTRNEIDRLLIRNLVFNDNKELKKLESISHPIIFNKIKKILIQNQSTKIIINAALLFKINLEKLCDYIIVVKANTPIIKNRLSYSMPSIDSNIINKILEIQKDIFFKKNIINLKIINIINNKNYAYLEKEIEKKMREIINYERFE; encoded by the coding sequence ATGGGGAGAAATCCATTAATTATTGGAATAACAGGAAGAATTGCATCTGGCAAAGATACTGTTTCTAAAATAATTAGCAATAAATATGGATTTTATGAAATAAGTGCAGACAAGCTTGGACACTTGGTCTTACATGAAAAAAAAGAAGAATTAGTTAAAATATTTGGTCAAAAAATATTAAATACCAGGAATGAAATAGACAGACTCTTGATAAGAAATCTTGTATTTAATGATAATAAAGAATTAAAAAAACTTGAAAGTATATCGCATCCAATCATATTTAATAAAATAAAAAAAATCCTAATTCAAAACCAATCTACAAAAATAATAATCAATGCTGCTTTACTTTTTAAAATAAATTTGGAAAAACTTTGCGACTATATAATTGTAGTTAAAGCAAATACTCCTATAATAAAAAATAGATTATCATATTCTATGCCAAGTATTGACTCAAATATAATAAATAAAATACTCGAAATCCAAAAAGATATTTTTTTTAAAAAAAATATTATAAACTTAAAAATAATCAATATAATTAATAACAAGAATTATGCATATCTAGAAAAAGAAATTGAAAAAAAAATGCGGGAGATAATTAACTATGAAAGATTTGAATGA
- a CDS encoding KTSC domain-containing protein, which yields METLTISNELSKISQVGYDSSVSELSVFFKDGRAYKYFKIEPRHFSVISKLIEDKRSVGKYLTENIFNKYDQEKL from the coding sequence TTGGAAACTTTAACAATATCTAATGAATTGAGCAAAATATCACAGGTAGGTTATGATTCTTCTGTGTCTGAGCTTTCTGTATTTTTTAAGGATGGAAGAGCTTATAAGTATTTTAAGATCGAACCAAGACATTTTAGTGTAATATCTAAACTTATTGAGGACAAAAGATCAGTTGGCAAATATTTAACAGAAAATATATTTAACAAGTATGACCAAGAAAAGCTTTAA
- the fusA gene encoding elongation factor G — translation MDYNKLRNIGISAHIDSGKTTLTERILFYCNKIHAIHEVKGKDGVGATMDSMELERERGITIASAATHVEWKDFPINIIDTPGHVDFTIEVERSLRVLDGAILVLDSVAGVQSQSITVDRQLKRYSVPRLAFVNKCDKIGANPYNVKDQLRSKLDLNSVLMQIPIGLEDKHIGVIDLVLMKAYYFEGKDGTEIIEKEIPLDLLEEAKKKREIMLDALADFNDELMELHMEGKDVPIEIIYNAIRTGTLALKLCPVFMGSAYKNKGVQLLLDAVTRFLPSPHDIKNTALDLNNNEKEIDLKIDNDLPTVALAFKLEDGQYGQLTYVRIYQGTLKKGQELINSRTSKKFKVGRLIRMHANNTEDIEFGGSGDIVALFGIECASGDTFCDPSINYSMTSMFIPDPVISLSVKPKDKKSADNMAKALGRFTKEDPTFKTYVDIESNETIIQGMGELHLEVYIERMKREFKAEVETGMPQVAYRETITGKAEFNYTHKKQSGGAGQFGRVAGFMEPLNKEGETYEFVNLIKGGVIPTEYIPSCDKGFQKAMEKGTLIGFPIVDIKITINDGQYHIVDSSDIAFQLAAIGAFREAYEKAKPTILEPIMKVTLEGPTEFQGNMFGLLNQRRGIITGSLEDGSFSKVEAEVPLSEMFGFSTVLRSSTQGKAEFSMEFLKYGKVPSAIFDELRKKFNDQNKS, via the coding sequence ATGGACTACAATAAATTACGAAACATAGGTATCAGCGCTCACATCGACTCAGGAAAAACCACTCTTACAGAACGCATTCTTTTTTATTGCAACAAAATTCATGCAATTCACGAAGTAAAAGGTAAAGATGGAGTTGGCGCAACAATGGACTCAATGGAACTTGAAAGAGAAAGAGGAATCACAATAGCATCAGCTGCAACTCACGTTGAATGGAAAGATTTTCCAATAAATATTATTGATACACCAGGTCACGTAGATTTTACAATTGAAGTTGAAAGATCTCTTAGGGTGCTTGACGGAGCAATATTAGTTCTTGACTCTGTTGCTGGAGTTCAATCCCAATCAATAACTGTTGATCGACAACTTAAAAGATACAGCGTGCCACGCCTTGCATTTGTAAACAAATGCGATAAAATTGGAGCAAATCCCTACAATGTAAAAGATCAACTAAGATCAAAACTTGACTTAAACTCCGTTTTAATGCAAATTCCAATTGGGTTAGAAGATAAACATATTGGAGTTATAGACCTTGTATTAATGAAAGCCTACTATTTTGAGGGAAAAGATGGAACAGAAATAATAGAAAAAGAAATACCCTTAGATCTATTAGAAGAAGCAAAAAAGAAACGAGAAATAATGCTTGATGCTCTTGCAGACTTTAATGATGAACTTATGGAACTACACATGGAAGGTAAAGATGTCCCTATTGAAATAATATACAATGCAATTAGAACAGGAACATTGGCTTTAAAATTATGCCCTGTATTTATGGGTTCTGCTTATAAAAACAAAGGGGTGCAATTGCTCTTAGATGCTGTAACTAGATTTTTACCATCCCCTCATGATATAAAAAACACTGCTCTTGACCTCAATAATAATGAAAAAGAAATCGATCTTAAAATTGACAACGATCTACCAACTGTGGCTCTTGCATTTAAACTTGAAGACGGACAATACGGCCAATTAACCTATGTTAGAATCTATCAAGGAACTTTAAAAAAAGGACAAGAACTTATCAACTCAAGAACTTCTAAAAAATTCAAAGTCGGAAGACTTATCAGAATGCACGCTAATAATACAGAAGATATTGAATTTGGAGGAAGCGGTGACATTGTTGCTTTATTCGGAATAGAATGTGCATCAGGAGATACATTTTGTGATCCATCAATCAATTATTCAATGACATCAATGTTTATTCCAGACCCAGTAATTTCTCTTTCTGTAAAACCAAAAGACAAAAAATCTGCTGACAATATGGCTAAAGCTCTTGGAAGATTTACAAAAGAAGATCCAACATTTAAAACTTATGTTGACATTGAATCAAACGAAACAATAATTCAAGGCATGGGAGAACTACACTTAGAAGTTTACATTGAAAGAATGAAAAGAGAGTTTAAAGCAGAAGTTGAAACCGGCATGCCACAAGTAGCCTATAGAGAAACAATTACAGGAAAAGCTGAATTCAATTATACTCACAAAAAGCAATCTGGGGGAGCTGGTCAGTTTGGACGAGTTGCTGGATTTATGGAACCTCTTAATAAAGAAGGAGAAACATATGAATTTGTTAATCTGATAAAAGGAGGAGTAATCCCAACAGAATACATCCCATCATGTGACAAAGGCTTCCAAAAGGCAATGGAAAAAGGAACATTAATTGGTTTTCCAATAGTTGATATAAAAATAACAATCAATGATGGCCAATATCACATTGTTGACTCATCTGATATTGCATTCCAATTAGCAGCAATTGGTGCTTTTAGAGAGGCTTATGAAAAAGCAAAACCTACAATTCTTGAGCCAATAATGAAAGTTACCCTTGAGGGGCCTACTGAATTCCAAGGAAATATGTTTGGACTTTTAAACCAAAGAAGGGGAATAATAACAGGTTCACTAGAAGATGGAAGTTTTTCAAAAGTTGAAGCTGAGGTGCCTTTAAGTGAAATGTTTGGATTTTCAACAGTCCTTAGATCCTCTACCCAAGGAAAAGCAGAATTCTCAATGGAATTCTTAAAATATGGAAAAGTTCCAAGCGCCATATTTGATGAACTTCGCAAAAAATTTAACGATCAAAACAAATCTTAA
- a CDS encoding Bax inhibitor-1/YccA family protein — protein sequence MIDLTQEKQEILIKNKFLAKVFGLMSIGLLISAIFAYATSENQAIKAIIFSNPMSFMTIILMQFGLVYAISGALNKISSNTATALFLLYSALTGVTLSSIFMIYTQGSIVFTFGITAGTFLGMSVYGYTTTTDLTKMGSYLIMGLWGIIIASLVNMFFRSSGLNFLISILGVIIFTGLTAYDVQNIAKMDRMLQDDTEIKNRMAVVASLKLYLDFINLFLYLLRFLGQRRND from the coding sequence ATGATCGACTTAACACAAGAAAAACAAGAAATATTAATAAAAAATAAATTTTTAGCCAAAGTTTTTGGGCTTATGTCAATTGGACTTTTAATTTCAGCAATATTTGCATATGCAACCTCAGAAAATCAAGCAATAAAAGCAATAATATTCTCAAATCCAATGTCATTTATGACTATAATACTTATGCAATTTGGACTTGTATATGCAATAAGTGGCGCTCTTAATAAGATATCAAGCAATACTGCAACAGCTCTTTTTCTACTCTACTCAGCACTAACAGGAGTAACATTATCTTCTATATTTATGATTTATACACAAGGATCAATAGTATTTACATTTGGAATTACTGCTGGAACATTTCTTGGAATGTCTGTTTATGGATACACTACAACAACAGATCTAACAAAAATGGGAAGCTATCTAATAATGGGCTTATGGGGAATTATTATTGCATCTCTTGTTAATATGTTTTTTAGAAGTTCAGGCCTTAATTTCCTTATATCTATTTTAGGCGTAATCATATTCACAGGACTAACAGCTTATGACGTTCAAAATATTGCTAAAATGGATAGAATGCTACAAGACGATACTGAAATAAAAAATAGAATGGCAGTTGTAGCATCACTTAAGCTTTATTTAGATTTTATAAATTTATTCTTATATCTTCTAAGATTTTTGGGCCAAAGAAGAAACGACTAA
- a CDS encoding ribose-phosphate pyrophosphokinase, translated as MNLLKKKSIGIIACPGGKVFANKIIEELERIFINVENDIVDSICQDSKALKEEIFKIEKVLSPFLEGLSLSTFKSKEPLEIPVKFVKFANGEFKTEILKTIRNKDIFIVQDVANTYEVEINSSEKIIMTVNDHIMNLMTTIDACMQAKANSVSVIIPSYPYSRQDKKHSRECLTASLIGRFLEELGIRHILTLDIHSKAIENVFRKVYFENLNVSYEIFKSLGDLIDIRDSNLVIVSPDTGAVSRNKFFASSLKSPLALLYKERDYSRVSNDVTDSNISVTKLLGDVEGKNVFMSDDMLATGGTLIKAMKLLKSMGAKKIICGISLPFFNGDAIKYFDKAYEEGYFYKIIGTNAVCHNDELINKPWYHETNVAHLFANAIFAIYNKVGLQKILDRRDDIQKLITKG; from the coding sequence GTGAATTTACTTAAAAAAAAATCAATAGGAATTATTGCTTGTCCTGGGGGCAAAGTTTTCGCCAATAAAATAATAGAAGAGCTTGAACGAATATTTATAAATGTTGAAAATGATATTGTAGATAGTATATGTCAAGATTCTAAAGCCTTAAAGGAGGAAATTTTTAAGATTGAAAAAGTTTTATCTCCTTTTTTAGAAGGGCTTAGTTTATCTACTTTTAAAAGTAAAGAGCCTTTAGAAATTCCTGTAAAATTTGTTAAATTCGCCAATGGTGAATTTAAAACTGAAATTTTAAAAACAATTAGGAATAAGGATATCTTTATTGTCCAGGATGTTGCTAATACTTATGAAGTTGAGATAAATAGTAGTGAAAAAATTATTATGACAGTTAATGATCATATAATGAATTTAATGACAACAATAGATGCTTGTATGCAGGCTAAAGCCAACTCAGTTAGTGTTATTATTCCATCTTATCCTTATTCAAGGCAAGATAAAAAACATTCAAGAGAATGTTTAACGGCAAGTCTTATTGGAAGATTTTTAGAAGAGTTGGGAATTAGGCATATTTTAACCTTGGACATTCATTCAAAGGCCATTGAGAATGTATTTAGAAAGGTTTATTTTGAAAATTTAAATGTTTCTTATGAAATCTTTAAGTCTCTTGGGGATTTGATTGACATCAGAGATTCTAATTTAGTTATTGTTTCACCTGATACAGGTGCTGTAAGTAGAAATAAATTTTTTGCATCAAGTCTTAAGAGTCCTCTTGCTTTGCTTTATAAGGAGAGAGATTATTCAAGAGTTTCAAATGATGTTACTGATTCAAATATTTCTGTAACCAAACTTTTAGGAGATGTTGAAGGTAAGAATGTTTTTATGAGTGATGATATGTTGGCTACTGGGGGCACTCTGATTAAGGCAATGAAATTGCTTAAAAGCATGGGCGCTAAAAAGATTATATGTGGGATTAGTTTGCCCTTTTTCAATGGAGATGCTATTAAATATTTTGACAAAGCTTATGAGGAAGGGTATTTTTATAAAATAATTGGAACGAATGCTGTTTGTCATAATGATGAGTTAATAAATAAACCCTGGTATCATGAAACTAATGTTGCACATCTTTTTGCGAATGCAATATTTGCAATTTATAATAAAGTTGGTTTACAAAAGATTCTTGATAGAAGAGACGATATTCAAAAATTGATTACTAAGGGCTAG
- the polA gene encoding DNA polymerase I, with protein sequence MKELYLIDALNIIFRNYHVLKNYPLLNTQGENVNAFIGFFKTLFFIIKEKNPEHLIIAFDSEVPTFRKQKYPNYKATRDAPPNDLIPQIGWIKEGLLKAKIPIFEIEGYEADDILASFAKKAEKNNYLTYIISPDKDLLQTMSEYIKILKIENNSFVEMNNEYVIKKFGINSFQIKDYLAIVGDRSDNIPGIKGIGSKGAANLLREFKTLKGIYSNLELINKKHQEILIKEKENAFLSYDLVSLEENLQIPEIENFYLKNFSEEIISLFEKHSAVALIKTYKKDILKQKEENLGQKSLFEQEYIAKSLNTLNTIDTENVKYHSITTKKELDNLIESLKQAKYISIDTETSSLDTYTAKLIGISISFKEFESYYIPIEAKGKFYIEKHYIIQKFNNLFKSNPKIIGQNYKFDYKILKNNGFSPIPPYFDTMIAAYLIDTNSKVSLDFLAEKYLMHKNIKYEDVIQKNDNFANISLEMATSYSCEDADITFRLFNIFTEKLKGDGLYKLMHEIEMPFNKVIIEMEENGIYLDKRYLKEYGKELGKELELIENEIIKSIGIDFNLNSPKQMHEILFEKLNLKLPEKMKKDSTDIKVLESLREQHKSIENLIKHRRIAKLKSTYTDNLIELINYKTNRLHTSFIQTRTATGRITSINPNLQNIPIKDEKGRKIRKAFKPENGNIFISADYSQIELAILAHLSQDEALIKAFENNKDIHIETASKLFKIEEKEITPNLRRIAKSINFGIIYRMSDFRLAKELGITKEEAKGFINSYFDSYPKIKEFIINQINFVKNTGYSETILKRRRYIKEINSNNYLERSAAERIAINSAIQGSAADIMKIAMIKVFNEFKSKKMESKILLQVHDEMLIESPIKEENEVKKILKIMMETAYTLNLPLRANIETGKSWGEIH encoded by the coding sequence ATGAAAGAACTTTATCTAATTGACGCACTAAACATAATATTTAGAAATTATCACGTATTGAAAAATTATCCACTTTTAAACACACAAGGAGAAAATGTAAACGCATTTATCGGCTTTTTTAAAACATTATTTTTTATAATAAAAGAAAAAAATCCTGAACACTTGATCATTGCCTTTGACTCAGAAGTACCAACTTTTAGAAAACAAAAATATCCAAACTACAAAGCAACAAGAGATGCGCCTCCGAATGATTTAATACCTCAAATTGGATGGATAAAAGAGGGTCTTTTAAAGGCAAAAATACCAATCTTTGAAATCGAGGGCTACGAAGCTGATGACATTTTAGCTAGTTTTGCGAAAAAAGCTGAAAAGAATAACTATTTAACTTATATTATTTCTCCTGACAAAGACTTGCTGCAAACAATGTCAGAGTACATAAAAATACTTAAAATTGAAAACAACAGCTTTGTTGAAATGAACAATGAATACGTAATAAAAAAATTTGGAATAAATAGCTTTCAAATAAAAGATTATTTAGCTATTGTTGGAGACAGGTCTGACAATATACCTGGAATAAAAGGCATTGGATCAAAAGGAGCAGCAAATTTATTAAGAGAATTTAAAACCTTAAAAGGAATATATTCAAATTTAGAGCTAATAAATAAAAAACATCAAGAAATTTTAATTAAAGAAAAAGAAAACGCTTTTTTAAGCTACGATCTTGTAAGTCTTGAAGAAAATTTACAAATTCCAGAAATTGAAAACTTCTACTTAAAAAATTTTAGTGAAGAGATAATATCTTTGTTTGAAAAGCATTCAGCAGTTGCTCTAATAAAAACTTATAAAAAGGATATCTTAAAACAAAAAGAAGAAAATTTAGGCCAAAAAAGCCTATTTGAGCAAGAATATATCGCCAAAAGCTTAAATACCCTAAATACAATTGACACAGAAAATGTTAAATACCATTCAATAACAACAAAAAAAGAGCTTGACAATTTAATAGAAAGTCTAAAACAAGCTAAATACATATCAATAGACACAGAGACATCTTCGCTTGATACCTACACAGCAAAATTAATTGGAATTTCTATTTCATTCAAAGAATTTGAAAGTTATTATATTCCAATCGAAGCCAAAGGAAAATTTTACATAGAAAAACATTATATAATACAAAAATTTAACAATCTCTTTAAATCAAACCCAAAAATAATTGGTCAAAATTATAAATTTGACTATAAAATACTAAAAAATAATGGATTTAGCCCTATACCGCCTTATTTTGATACAATGATTGCAGCATACCTTATTGATACAAACTCAAAAGTATCGCTTGATTTTCTTGCAGAAAAATATTTAATGCATAAAAATATTAAATATGAAGATGTAATACAAAAAAATGACAACTTCGCAAATATATCTCTAGAAATGGCAACGAGTTATTCATGTGAAGATGCCGATATTACATTTAGATTATTCAATATATTTACTGAAAAATTAAAAGGGGACGGACTCTATAAGTTGATGCACGAAATAGAAATGCCTTTTAATAAGGTAATTATAGAAATGGAAGAAAATGGTATTTACCTTGATAAAAGGTATTTAAAAGAATATGGAAAAGAACTTGGAAAAGAATTGGAACTAATCGAAAACGAAATAATAAAAAGCATAGGAATTGATTTTAATCTAAATTCTCCAAAACAAATGCATGAAATTTTATTTGAAAAATTAAATCTAAAATTACCAGAGAAAATGAAAAAAGATTCAACTGATATAAAAGTGCTCGAATCTCTAAGAGAACAGCATAAATCAATTGAAAACCTCATAAAACACAGACGAATTGCAAAATTAAAGAGTACTTACACAGATAATTTAATAGAACTAATAAACTATAAAACAAACAGACTACATACAAGCTTTATACAAACAAGAACAGCAACTGGTAGAATCACTAGCATAAATCCCAACTTACAAAACATACCAATAAAAGATGAAAAAGGGCGAAAAATAAGAAAAGCATTTAAACCGGAAAATGGAAACATTTTTATTTCAGCTGATTATTCTCAGATTGAGCTCGCCATACTTGCTCATTTATCACAAGATGAAGCCCTTATTAAAGCATTTGAAAACAATAAAGATATTCATATAGAAACTGCTTCCAAGCTTTTTAAAATAGAGGAAAAAGAAATTACTCCTAACTTAAGAAGAATAGCAAAATCTATTAATTTTGGAATAATTTATAGAATGTCAGATTTTAGACTTGCAAAAGAGCTCGGAATTACAAAAGAAGAAGCAAAAGGATTTATAAACTCTTACTTTGACTCTTATCCGAAGATTAAAGAGTTTATAATAAATCAAATAAACTTCGTAAAAAACACTGGATATAGCGAAACCATCTTAAAACGAAGAAGATATATAAAAGAAATTAATAGCAATAATTATCTAGAAAGATCTGCTGCAGAAAGAATAGCAATAAATAGTGCAATTCAAGGAAGTGCCGCTGATATCATGAAGATTGCAATGATCAAAGTATTTAATGAATTTAAAAGTAAAAAAATGGAATCAAAAATACTATTACAAGTGCACGATGAAATGCTCATTGAATCTCCTATTAAAGAGGAAAATGAGGTGAAAAAAATATTAAAAATTATGATGGAAACCGCTTACACATTAAATCTACCCCTAAGAGCAAATATTGAAACAGGCAAATCATGGGGAGAAATCCATTAA